A single region of the Pseudomonas mandelii genome encodes:
- the hemW gene encoding radical SAM family heme chaperone HemW: MTHDSSASPLIFGGAAPSPRAALPVLPPLALYIHIPWCVRKCPYCDFNSHTASPVLPEEEYVDALLADLDQDLHAVYGRELSSIFFGGGTPSLFSAEALGRLLKGVEQRIAFASDIEITLEANPGTFEQEKFVAYRALGINRLSIGIQSFQEEKLKALGRIHNGDEAVRAAGMARQAGFDNFNLDLMHGLPDQSLDDALNDLRQAIALKPTHLSWYQLTLEPNTVFWNQPPTLPEDDTLWDIQEAGQALLAEHGYTQYEVSAYAQPGRPARHNLNYWSFGDFIGIGAGAHGKLSHPDGRIVRTWKTRLPKDYLNPAKSFKAGEKALTNDELPFDFLMNALRLTEGVESRLYPERTGLPLESLAEGRREAEQSGLLRVEPSRLAATDRGQLFLNDLLQTFLS, encoded by the coding sequence ATGACCCACGACTCATCCGCGTCACCGCTGATTTTCGGCGGTGCCGCCCCCTCGCCTCGGGCCGCGCTCCCCGTGCTGCCGCCCCTTGCGTTGTACATCCACATTCCGTGGTGTGTGCGCAAATGCCCTTATTGCGACTTCAACTCCCACACTGCCAGCCCGGTGCTGCCGGAAGAAGAGTACGTCGACGCGTTGCTGGCCGACCTCGATCAGGACCTGCATGCGGTTTACGGTCGTGAGCTGAGCTCGATTTTCTTCGGTGGCGGCACGCCGAGCCTGTTCAGCGCCGAAGCCCTGGGTCGTTTGCTCAAAGGCGTCGAGCAGCGGATTGCGTTCGCCAGCGACATCGAAATCACCCTGGAAGCCAATCCGGGAACGTTCGAGCAAGAGAAATTCGTCGCCTACCGCGCGCTGGGCATCAATCGCCTGTCGATCGGCATCCAGAGTTTTCAGGAAGAGAAGCTCAAGGCCTTGGGGCGGATTCACAACGGCGACGAAGCGGTGCGTGCTGCCGGCATGGCGCGTCAGGCCGGGTTCGATAACTTCAACCTGGACTTGATGCACGGCTTGCCGGATCAGTCGCTGGACGATGCGTTGAACGACCTGCGCCAGGCCATCGCCCTGAAGCCGACGCATTTGTCCTGGTATCAACTGACGCTGGAGCCGAACACGGTGTTCTGGAACCAGCCGCCGACGCTGCCGGAAGACGACACGCTGTGGGACATTCAGGAAGCCGGTCAGGCGCTGCTTGCCGAACACGGTTACACGCAATACGAAGTCTCGGCTTATGCTCAGCCTGGTCGCCCGGCGCGGCATAACCTCAATTACTGGAGTTTCGGCGACTTCATCGGCATCGGTGCCGGTGCCCACGGCAAGCTGAGCCATCCGGACGGGCGCATCGTGCGCACCTGGAAAACGCGCCTGCCGAAGGATTACCTGAACCCGGCGAAAAGCTTCAAGGCCGGAGAGAAAGCGCTGACCAACGACGAGCTGCCGTTCGACTTCCTGATGAACGCCCTGCGCCTGACTGAAGGCGTGGAATCGCGCCTGTATCCGGAGCGCACCGGACTGCCGCTGGAAAGCCTCGCCGAAGGCCGGCGGGAAGCCGAACAAAGCGGCCTGTTGCGGGTCGAACCGTCACGTCTGGCGGCGACTGATCGCGGACAGCTGTTTCTCAATGACTTGCTGCAAACATTTCTGAGCTGA
- the rdgB gene encoding RdgB/HAM1 family non-canonical purine NTP pyrophosphatase, whose amino-acid sequence MMNFTQLVLASHNAGKLKELQAMLGESVQLRSIGEFSSVEPEETGLSFVENAILKARNAARISGLPALADDSGLAVDFLGGAPGIYSARYADGQGDAANNAKLLEALKDVPESERGAQFVCVLALVRHADDPLPILCEGLWHGRILTAASGEHGFGYDPLFWVPSRDCSSAELSPSEKNLISHRARAMDLLRQRLGLI is encoded by the coding sequence ATGATGAACTTCACGCAACTCGTACTGGCCAGCCATAACGCCGGCAAACTCAAGGAACTCCAGGCCATGCTCGGCGAGTCGGTGCAACTGCGCTCGATCGGCGAGTTCAGCAGCGTCGAGCCTGAAGAAACCGGCCTGTCGTTCGTCGAGAATGCCATCCTCAAGGCCCGCAACGCCGCGCGCATCTCCGGTTTGCCGGCGCTGGCCGACGATTCCGGGCTAGCGGTGGATTTCCTTGGCGGTGCGCCGGGTATCTATTCGGCTCGTTACGCGGATGGCCAGGGTGATGCGGCGAACAACGCCAAACTGCTCGAAGCGTTGAAGGATGTGCCGGAATCTGAGCGCGGCGCACAGTTCGTCTGCGTGCTGGCGCTGGTGCGACATGCCGACGATCCGCTGCCGATCCTCTGCGAAGGCCTGTGGCACGGGCGCATCTTGACGGCGGCCAGCGGTGAACACGGGTTTGGCTACGACCCGCTGTTCTGGGTGCCGTCGCGCGATTGCTCCAGCGCCGAGCTGAGCCCGAGCGAGAAGAACCTCATCAGCCACCGCGCCCGTGCAATGGATCTGCTGCGCCAGCGTCTAGGCCTGATATGA
- a CDS encoding DUF4426 domain-containing protein — MGRLALFVLTACLSVTAMAADVIKGDRQEKFGDVTVHYNTFNSTFLTPDIAKAAELTRSKNQGVINVSVIKEGKPQMAQVSGTVKDLTSQSVPLKFKQITEQGAIYYIAQFPVDQQEVRTFEIKVQNGDKINTINFNQELFPGE; from the coding sequence ATGGGTCGTCTAGCGCTGTTTGTACTTACTGCCTGCCTGAGCGTCACGGCCATGGCCGCCGACGTCATCAAAGGTGATCGTCAGGAGAAGTTTGGTGATGTGACGGTGCATTACAACACCTTCAACTCTACCTTTCTGACCCCTGATATCGCTAAAGCCGCGGAGCTCACCCGCAGCAAGAATCAAGGCGTGATCAACGTGTCGGTAATCAAGGAAGGCAAACCCCAGATGGCTCAGGTCAGCGGGACGGTCAAAGACCTGACCAGCCAAAGTGTGCCGCTGAAATTCAAACAGATCACCGAACAGGGCGCGATCTACTACATCGCCCAGTTCCCGGTGGATCAGCAGGAAGTCCGCACCTTCGAGATCAAGGTGCAGAACGGCGATAAAATCAACACCATCAATTTCAACCAAGAGCTTTTCCCCGGCGAATGA
- the metW gene encoding methionine biosynthesis protein MetW, producing the protein MRADLEIIQEWIPAGSRVLDLGCGDGELLTWLRDNKQVTGYGLENDPDNIAECVAKGINVIEQDLDKGLGNFASNSFDVVVMTQALQAVHYPDRILDEMLRVGRQCIITFPNFGHWRCRWYLASKGRMPVSEFLPYTWYNTPNIHFCTFEDFEALCREREAKVIDRLAVDQQHRHGWASKLWPNLLGEIGIYRVSSPGLQDHKIAV; encoded by the coding sequence ATGAGAGCTGATCTGGAAATCATCCAGGAATGGATCCCCGCTGGCAGCCGCGTGCTCGACCTCGGTTGCGGTGACGGCGAACTGCTGACCTGGCTGCGCGATAACAAACAAGTGACGGGCTATGGCCTGGAAAACGATCCGGACAACATCGCCGAATGCGTGGCCAAGGGCATCAACGTGATCGAGCAGGACCTGGACAAGGGCCTCGGCAACTTCGCCAGCAACAGCTTCGACGTCGTGGTCATGACCCAGGCGCTGCAAGCCGTGCATTACCCGGACAGGATCCTCGACGAAATGCTGCGGGTCGGCCGCCAGTGCATCATCACCTTCCCCAACTTCGGTCACTGGCGCTGCCGCTGGTACCTGGCGAGCAAGGGCCGGATGCCGGTGTCGGAGTTTCTGCCATACACCTGGTACAACACGCCGAACATCCACTTCTGCACCTTCGAAGACTTTGAAGCGTTGTGTCGCGAACGTGAAGCCAAGGTCATTGATCGGCTGGCCGTGGATCAACAACACCGCCACGGGTGGGCCAGTAAGCTATGGCCTAATCTATTAGGTGAAATCGGTATTTACCGCGTCAGCAGCCCAGGGTTGCAGGATCACAAAATCGCGGTCTGA
- the metX gene encoding homoserine O-succinyltransferase MetX: protein MPTAFPADSVGLVTPQVAHFSEPLALACGRSLPAYDLIYETYGTLNATASNAVLICHALSGHHHAAGFHSPDDRKPGWWDSCIGPGKPIDTNKFFVVSLNNLGGCNGSTGPSSINPETGKPFGADFPVLTVEDWVHSQARLADLLGIRQWAAVIGGSLGGMQAMQWSITYPDRIRHCLAIASAPKLSAQNIAFNEVARQAILTDPDFHGGSFQEAGVIPKRGLMLARMVGHITYLSDDSMGEKFGRGLKSEKLNYDFHSVEFQVESYLRYQGEEFSGRFDANTYLLMTKALDYFDPAANFDDDLAKTFANAQAKFCVMSFTTDWRFSPARSRELVNALMAAKKDVCYLEIDAPQGHDAFLIPIPRYLQAFSNYMNRITL from the coding sequence ATGCCAACTGCCTTTCCCGCCGATTCTGTTGGTCTGGTGACGCCGCAAGTGGCGCACTTCAGTGAACCCCTGGCCCTGGCCTGTGGCCGTTCGCTCCCAGCTTATGACCTCATTTACGAAACCTACGGCACGCTGAACGCCACGGCGAGCAACGCCGTGCTGATCTGCCACGCCTTGTCGGGTCACCATCACGCTGCCGGCTTCCACAGCCCCGACGACCGCAAACCCGGTTGGTGGGACAGTTGCATCGGCCCCGGCAAGCCGATCGACACCAACAAATTCTTCGTGGTCAGCCTGAACAACCTCGGCGGCTGCAACGGCTCCACCGGCCCCAGCAGCATCAATCCGGAGACCGGCAAGCCGTTTGGCGCTGACTTCCCGGTCCTGACCGTGGAAGACTGGGTGCACAGCCAGGCGCGCCTGGCCGACCTGCTCGGCATTCGCCAATGGGCCGCCGTAATCGGCGGCAGCCTCGGCGGCATGCAGGCGATGCAGTGGAGCATCACCTACCCCGACCGCATTCGTCATTGTCTGGCCATCGCCTCGGCCCCCAAGTTGTCGGCGCAGAACATCGCCTTCAACGAAGTGGCGCGCCAGGCGATCCTCACCGACCCCGATTTCCACGGAGGCTCGTTCCAAGAGGCGGGCGTGATCCCCAAGCGCGGTTTGATGCTGGCGCGGATGGTCGGGCACATCACCTACCTGTCGGATGACTCGATGGGTGAGAAATTCGGTCGTGGCCTCAAGAGCGAAAAGCTCAACTACGACTTCCACAGCGTCGAATTCCAGGTTGAAAGCTACCTGCGTTATCAGGGCGAAGAGTTCTCCGGGCGTTTCGACGCCAACACGTACCTGCTGATGACCAAGGCGCTGGACTACTTCGACCCGGCAGCCAACTTCGACGATGACCTGGCGAAAACCTTCGCCAATGCCCAGGCCAAGTTCTGCGTGATGTCTTTCACCACCGACTGGCGCTTCTCCCCTGCCCGCTCGCGGGAACTGGTGAATGCGCTAATGGCGGCCAAGAAGGACGTTTGCTACCTCGAGATCGACGCTCCGCAAGGCCACGACGCCTTCCTGATTCCGATCCCGCGTTACTTGCAGGCCTTCAGCAATTACATGAACCGCATTACGTTGTGA
- a CDS encoding DUF167 domain-containing protein, which translates to MSYFRWDGDDLILECHLQPAARSDDFCGLHGDRLKIRLTAPPVEGKANAYLMAFLAKAFGVSKSQVSLISGELNRQKRVRICSPKKLPDLPDLLRPAG; encoded by the coding sequence ATGAGCTACTTTCGCTGGGACGGTGATGATCTGATTCTGGAATGTCACCTGCAACCGGCAGCCCGCAGCGATGACTTCTGCGGGCTGCACGGGGATCGGCTGAAGATTCGCCTGACCGCACCGCCGGTCGAAGGCAAGGCCAACGCGTATTTGATGGCGTTTCTGGCCAAGGCGTTTGGGGTGTCCAAGAGTCAGGTCAGTTTGATCAGCGGGGAGTTGAACCGGCAGAAGCGGGTGCGGATCTGTTCGCCGAAGAAGCTGCCGGATTTGCCGGATCTGCTGCGTCCGGCGGGTTAA
- a CDS encoding YggT family protein has product MLGLNDAAIFIIKTLGSLYLLIVLMRFILQLVRANFYNPLCQFIVKATQPLLKPLRRVIPSMFGLDMSSLVLALIIQMLLIAVILLLKGFMVDWLFLVPWALIALFSLFLNIIFWAMIISVILSWVAPGSHNPGAELVTQITEPVLAPFRRIIPNLGGLDISPIFAFIVIQLLQSWLIPRLANFALMPMGLLGLI; this is encoded by the coding sequence ATGCTTGGACTCAATGACGCTGCCATTTTCATAATTAAAACCCTGGGCAGCCTGTACCTGCTGATCGTACTGATGCGCTTCATCCTGCAACTGGTTCGGGCGAACTTCTACAACCCGCTCTGCCAGTTCATCGTTAAGGCCACCCAACCGCTGCTCAAGCCGCTGCGCCGGGTCATCCCGAGCATGTTCGGGCTGGACATGTCGTCACTGGTATTGGCTCTGATCATTCAAATGCTGCTGATCGCGGTGATCCTGCTGCTCAAAGGCTTCATGGTCGACTGGCTGTTCCTGGTGCCATGGGCCCTGATCGCGCTCTTCTCTCTGTTCTTGAACATTATTTTCTGGGCGATGATCATCAGCGTGATTCTGTCCTGGGTCGCCCCAGGCAGCCACAACCCAGGTGCAGAACTGGTCACGCAGATCACTGAACCGGTACTCGCCCCGTTTCGTCGGATCATTCCGAACCTGGGTGGCCTCGACATCTCGCCGATCTTCGCGTTTATCGTGATCCAGTTGCTGCAAAGCTGGCTGATCCCGCGCCTTGCGAACTTCGCCCTGATGCCGATGGGGCTGCTCGGCCTGATCTGA
- the proC gene encoding pyrroline-5-carboxylate reductase, with the protein MSKTRIAFIGAGNMAASLIGGLRAKGLDAAQIRASDPGAETRAKVQAEHGVEVFADNADAIQDADVVVLAVKPQAMKAVCEAIRPSLKPNQLVVSIAAGITCASMNNWLGAQPIVRCMPNTPALLRQGVSGLFATAEVNAEQRQQAEELLSAVGIALWLNEEQQLDAVTAVSGSGPAYFFLLIEAMTAAGVKLGLPADIAAQLTVQTALGAAHMAVASDVDAAELRRRVTSPAGTTEAAIKSFQAGGFEALVEKALGAAAHRSAEMAEQLGR; encoded by the coding sequence ATGAGCAAGACTCGTATTGCCTTTATCGGTGCCGGAAACATGGCCGCCAGCCTCATCGGCGGTCTTCGCGCCAAAGGCCTGGACGCCGCACAGATCCGCGCCAGCGATCCGGGCGCCGAAACCCGCGCCAAGGTGCAGGCTGAACATGGCGTTGAAGTATTCGCCGACAATGCCGATGCCATTCAAGACGCTGACGTTGTGGTGCTGGCGGTCAAGCCGCAGGCCATGAAAGCGGTGTGCGAAGCGATTCGCCCAAGCCTGAAACCGAATCAACTGGTGGTTTCGATTGCGGCCGGCATCACCTGCGCCAGCATGAACAACTGGCTCGGCGCCCAGCCGATCGTGCGCTGCATGCCCAACACCCCGGCGCTGCTGCGTCAGGGCGTGAGCGGTTTGTTTGCCACGGCCGAAGTAAACGCTGAGCAACGTCAGCAAGCCGAAGAGCTGTTGTCGGCCGTCGGCATTGCCCTGTGGCTGAACGAAGAGCAGCAACTGGACGCGGTCACCGCCGTTTCCGGCTCGGGTCCGGCGTACTTCTTCCTGCTGATCGAAGCCATGACCGCCGCTGGCGTGAAACTCGGCCTGCCAGCGGACATCGCCGCACAATTGACGGTACAAACCGCGTTGGGTGCCGCACACATGGCGGTTGCCAGTGATGTCGACGCTGCTGAATTACGCCGTCGCGTGACGTCCCCGGCGGGCACCACGGAAGCAGCAATCAAATCGTTCCAGGCCGGCGGCTTTGAAGCGCTGGTCGAAAAAGCACTCGGCGCCGCTGCGCACCGTTCGGCCGAGATGGCTGAGCAACTTGGCCGCTAA
- a CDS encoding YggS family pyridoxal phosphate-dependent enzyme yields MSTIADNILQVSSRIRAAALAAHRDEHSVQLLAVSKTKPAEAVREAYAAGVSDFGENYLQEALGKQLELADLPLIWHFIGPIQSNKTRAIAEHFAWVHSVDRLKIAQRLSEQRPADLPPLNICIQVNVSGEASKSGCTPADLPALAKSISELPRIKLRGLMAIPEPTEDRAAQDAAFAAVQSLQASLNLPLDTLSMGMSHDLESAIAQGATWVRIGTALFGARDYGQP; encoded by the coding sequence ATGTCCACGATAGCAGACAACATTCTTCAGGTTAGTTCGCGCATCCGCGCCGCCGCCCTTGCCGCCCACCGCGACGAGCACAGCGTTCAACTGCTGGCGGTGAGCAAGACCAAGCCTGCCGAGGCCGTGCGCGAGGCGTATGCCGCAGGCGTGAGCGATTTTGGCGAGAACTACTTGCAGGAAGCCTTGGGCAAACAGCTCGAATTGGCCGACCTGCCCTTGATCTGGCACTTCATCGGCCCCATTCAATCGAACAAGACTCGCGCTATCGCCGAGCACTTCGCCTGGGTGCATTCCGTGGATCGCTTGAAAATCGCACAACGCCTGTCCGAACAACGCCCTGCCGATCTGCCGCCCCTGAACATCTGCATCCAGGTCAATGTCAGCGGTGAAGCCAGCAAATCCGGCTGCACCCCGGCCGACCTGCCGGCCCTGGCCAAGTCCATCAGCGAATTGCCGCGCATCAAGTTGCGAGGGCTGATGGCGATCCCTGAGCCGACTGAAGATCGCGCCGCCCAGGATGCCGCTTTTGCTGCCGTGCAAAGCCTGCAAGCCAGCCTGAATCTGCCGCTAGACACACTTTCCATGGGCATGAGCCACGACCTCGAGTCGGCCATCGCCCAGGGTGCCACTTGGGTCCGCATCGGTACGGCCCTGTTTGGCGCCCGCGACTACGGTCAACCATGA
- a CDS encoding type IV pilus twitching motility protein PilT, translated as MDITELLAFSAKQGASDLHLSAGLPPMIRVDGDVRRINLPALDHKQVHELIYDIMNDTQRVDFEKHLETDFSFEVPGVARFRVNAFNQNRGAGAVFRTIPSKVLSMDDLGMGEVFRKITEAPRGLVLVTGPTGSGKSTTLAAMIDYLNNHRHHHILTIEDPIEFVHESRKCLINQREVHRDTRSFATALRSALREDPDVILVGEMRDLETIRLALTAAETGHLVFGTLHTTSAAKTIDRVVDVFPGDEKSMVRSMLSESLLAVVSQTLIKKIGGGRIAAHEIMLGTSAIRNLIREDKVAQMYSSIQTGGSLGMQTLDMCLKDLVTKGLISREHAREKARTPDNF; from the coding sequence ATGGATATCACTGAGCTGCTGGCCTTCAGCGCTAAACAGGGCGCGTCCGACCTGCACCTGTCTGCCGGCCTGCCACCGATGATTCGCGTCGACGGCGACGTGCGGCGCATCAACCTGCCGGCCCTGGACCACAAACAGGTGCATGAGCTGATCTACGACATCATGAACGACACCCAGCGGGTGGACTTCGAGAAACACCTGGAGACTGATTTTTCCTTCGAAGTGCCCGGCGTGGCGCGTTTCCGGGTCAACGCCTTCAACCAGAACCGGGGGGCGGGTGCGGTATTCCGGACCATCCCGTCGAAAGTCCTGAGCATGGACGACCTCGGCATGGGCGAGGTGTTTCGCAAGATCACCGAGGCGCCGCGCGGCCTGGTGCTGGTGACCGGCCCCACCGGTTCCGGCAAGTCCACCACCCTGGCGGCGATGATCGATTACCTGAACAACCATCGCCATCACCACATCCTCACCATCGAAGACCCCATCGAATTCGTCCATGAATCGCGTAAATGCCTGATCAATCAGCGCGAAGTCCACCGTGATACCCGTAGCTTCGCCACGGCCCTGCGCTCGGCGCTGCGGGAAGACCCCGACGTGATTCTGGTGGGGGAAATGCGTGACCTGGAGACCATTCGCCTGGCATTGACCGCCGCCGAGACCGGTCACTTGGTGTTCGGCACGCTGCACACCACGTCAGCGGCGAAGACCATCGACCGGGTGGTGGACGTGTTTCCGGGGGACGAGAAATCGATGGTGCGGTCGATGCTGTCCGAGTCGTTACTGGCGGTGGTGTCGCAGACCCTGATCAAGAAGATCGGCGGTGGGCGCATTGCGGCGCACGAAATCATGCTCGGCACGTCGGCGATCCGTAACCTGATCCGCGAAGACAAGGTGGCGCAGATGTACTCCTCGATTCAGACCGGGGGCAGCCTGGGGATGCAGACGCTGGACATGTGCTTAAAGGATTTGGTGACCAAGGGCTTGATCAGCCGGGAGCATGCCCGGGAGAAGGCGCGGACGCCGGATAACTTCTGA
- a CDS encoding C40 family peptidase, protein MRPFFKTWLTICLLMPLAAHATNREQRLPNVNGYTQKSHVSAPSSKNKKTEKRAPQLASKSSLVPPMATKESSNVLSRAVNVLGTPYRWGGSSPSKGFDCSGLVKYAFNDATFDLPRTSNAMASGHGEKVDRKDLKPGDLIFFNIKSRRVNHVAIYLGNDRFIHAPRRGKSVTIDTLKKPYWESHYVVAKRVLPKEKNTLQVVQR, encoded by the coding sequence ATGCGTCCATTTTTCAAGACATGGCTAACCATTTGCCTTTTGATGCCACTGGCCGCCCACGCCACCAATCGTGAGCAACGTCTTCCAAACGTTAATGGTTACACCCAAAAATCCCATGTTTCTGCTCCTTCGAGCAAAAACAAGAAAACCGAAAAACGTGCTCCACAGCTGGCTAGTAAAAGCAGCCTTGTTCCGCCGATGGCGACCAAGGAAAGCAGCAACGTGCTGAGTCGCGCCGTCAACGTCCTCGGTACACCTTACCGTTGGGGCGGCAGCAGCCCAAGTAAAGGGTTCGATTGCAGCGGCCTGGTGAAATACGCGTTCAACGACGCCACGTTCGACCTGCCACGCACGTCCAATGCCATGGCCAGCGGTCATGGCGAGAAAGTCGATCGCAAGGATCTGAAGCCGGGCGACCTGATTTTCTTCAACATCAAGAGCCGTCGGGTCAATCACGTTGCCATCTACCTGGGCAACGACCGTTTTATCCACGCACCGCGCCGTGGCAAGTCGGTGACCATCGACACCTTGAAGAAACCGTACTGGGAAAGCCACTACGTGGTTGCCAAGCGGGTTCTGCCGAAAGAGAAGAACACACTTCAGGTTGTTCAGCGCTGA
- a CDS encoding NINE protein yields MNTYQQAGQQQDTHSKVIGYLLWIFGFTGAHRFYYGKPVTGTIWFFTFGLLGIGWLIDIFLIPAMDREADLRFTAGPIEYNVAWILLTFLGVFGVHRMYQGKWLSGLLYLVTGGLFFLGVLYDFWTLNDQVSVRNAQNRGTFQ; encoded by the coding sequence ATGAACACCTATCAACAGGCTGGCCAGCAGCAAGATACACACAGCAAAGTGATCGGCTACCTGCTGTGGATTTTTGGTTTTACCGGGGCTCACCGCTTCTATTACGGCAAGCCGGTGACCGGGACGATCTGGTTTTTCACCTTCGGTTTGCTGGGTATTGGCTGGCTGATCGACATCTTCCTGATCCCGGCCATGGACCGTGAAGCGGACCTGCGTTTTACCGCCGGGCCCATCGAGTACAACGTGGCGTGGATTCTGCTGACGTTTCTCGGTGTCTTCGGCGTACACCGGATGTATCAGGGGAAGTGGCTCAGCGGATTGCTGTACCTGGTGACGGGCGGGTTGTTCTTTCTGGGGGTTTTGTATGACTTCTGGACGCTGAATGACCAGGTGTCTGTGCGTAACGCGCAGAATCGCGGCACTTTCCAGTAA
- a CDS encoding dihydroorotase, translated as MKLSILGARVIDPATGLDQVTDIHIEACKVVALGAAPAGFVPVDTIDAKGLVAAPGLVDLNVALREPGYSRKGSIISETRAAAAGGVTSLCCPPKTKPVLDTSAVAELILDRAREAGNTKVFPIGALSKGLDGEQLAELVALRDAGCVAFGNGLESFRNTRTLCRALEYAATFDLTVIFNSQDHDLAEGGLAHEGPTASFLGLPGIPETAETVALARDLLLVEQSGVRAHFSQLTSARGVALIAQAQARGLPVTADVALYQLILTDEALIDFSSLYHVQPPLRTRADRDGLRAAVKSGVVSAISSHHQPHERDAKLAPFGATEPGISSVELLLPLAMTLVEDGLLDLPTLLARLSTGPAEALRLPAGKLAVGGPADIVLFDPAASTVAGETWLSKGENCPFIGHSLPGVVRYTLVDGRISHQS; from the coding sequence GTGAAGCTCAGCATTCTCGGCGCACGTGTCATCGATCCGGCCACAGGCCTGGATCAAGTTACCGATATTCATATTGAAGCCTGCAAAGTCGTTGCCCTGGGCGCCGCACCCGCCGGTTTTGTGCCCGTCGACACCATTGACGCCAAAGGCCTGGTGGCCGCCCCTGGCCTGGTTGACCTGAACGTCGCCCTGCGCGAGCCGGGCTACAGCCGCAAAGGCTCGATCATCAGCGAAACCCGCGCCGCTGCGGCCGGTGGCGTGACCAGCCTGTGCTGCCCGCCGAAAACCAAACCGGTGCTCGATACTTCGGCCGTGGCCGAACTGATCCTCGACCGCGCCCGAGAGGCCGGGAACACCAAAGTCTTCCCGATCGGCGCCCTGAGCAAAGGCCTGGACGGCGAACAGCTGGCCGAACTGGTCGCCTTGCGCGATGCCGGCTGCGTGGCCTTCGGCAACGGTCTGGAGAGCTTCCGCAACACCCGCACGTTGTGCCGGGCGCTGGAATACGCGGCGACCTTCGACCTGACGGTGATTTTCAACTCTCAGGATCATGATCTGGCCGAAGGTGGCTTGGCCCACGAAGGCCCGACCGCCAGTTTCCTCGGCTTGCCGGGCATTCCGGAAACCGCCGAGACCGTGGCCCTGGCCCGGGACCTGCTGCTGGTCGAGCAAAGCGGCGTGCGTGCGCACTTCAGCCAGCTCACCAGCGCTCGCGGCGTGGCGCTGATCGCTCAGGCCCAGGCCCGTGGCCTGCCGGTGACCGCCGATGTGGCGTTGTATCAACTGATCCTGACCGACGAAGCGCTGATCGACTTCAGCAGCCTCTATCACGTCCAGCCGCCGCTGCGCACCCGCGCCGACCGCGATGGCTTGCGTGCAGCGGTGAAGTCGGGCGTGGTTTCGGCCATCTCCAGCCATCACCAGCCCCACGAACGGGATGCCAAACTGGCACCGTTTGGCGCGACCGAGCCGGGCATCAGCAGCGTTGAACTGCTGCTGCCGCTGGCGATGACACTGGTGGAGGATGGGTTGCTGGATCTGCCAACGTTGTTGGCGCGCCTCAGCACCGGGCCTGCCGAGGCGTTGCGCTTGCCGGCGGGCAAGTTAGCCGTAGGCGGGCCGGCGGACATCGTGCTGTTTGATCCAGCGGCTTCGACCGTGGCCGGTGAGACCTGGCTGTCCAAGGGTGAAAACTGCCCGTTCATTGGGCATAGCCTGCCAGGCGTCGTGCGCTACACCCTGGTGGATGGGCGGATCAGCCACCAGTCTTGA